CAAGGAGGAAAATCTTCCCCCTATTTCAGAGGAAAAGATATATGAGTTTATAGGCAATGGTACTGATGTTCTTCTTGAGAAGAGTTTCTCCTATGTGAATGGAAAGATTAGAGATGGAGTTATAGATAGATTCTTTAAGATATATGAAGAGCATATGCTTGATAACACTAAACCATTCCCAAACATTTTAGATGTAATTGATAAGATAAAGGATAGAAGTTTGTATATACTG
This window of the Caldisericia bacterium genome carries:
- a CDS encoding HAD hydrolase-like protein, with product MKKIKVIIFDFDGTLFDTKIDIARSVNFLLKEENLPPISEEKIYEFIGNGTDVLLEKSFSYVNGKIRDGVIDRFFKIYEEHMLDNTKPFPNILDVIDKIKDRSLYIL